From one Leptospira licerasiae serovar Varillal str. VAR 010 genomic stretch:
- the rpmI gene encoding 50S ribosomal protein L35, with protein sequence MPKLKTNRAAAKRFKFSKNNKIKRKSMNTRHILTKKGPKRRRRLRGMTLVVDADWKAIVRLMPYGVR encoded by the coding sequence ATGCCTAAGCTTAAAACAAATAGAGCCGCAGCAAAACGGTTCAAGTTTTCCAAAAATAATAAAATAAAACGGAAGAGTATGAACACCCGTCACATTCTTACCAAAAAAGGACCTAAAAGACGTCGTCGTCTCAGAGGAATGACCTTGGTAGTGGATGCGGATTGGAAAGCAATCGTTAGACTCATGCCTTACGGAGTTCGATAA
- the thrS gene encoding threonine--tRNA ligase: MEAGVAVAVQNQSVKFILPDGSSKEVSAGSSYKDFIESQLPFLKNKALAVRLDGTNVLDLSRTIDSTTTPNTTPKLEVLTFQDKEGWETFQHSAAHLLGMAVQNLYKDAKLTVGPVIENGPGFFYYDIDFTETVITPEDFPKIEAEMKKIVDADHEVFRKVWDKKEAISVFEKMGENYKIEIVGQIPDEKVSIYGMGEWFDLCRGPHIPRSGFLKAFKLTALSGAYWKADKNNRMLTRIYGIAFPSKKELDEYIFQMEEAKKRDHRKIGKEMDLFSFQPEAPGFPFWHPKGTTLWNALADYIRKECAKRGYQEIKTPAVLSSELWRRSGHWDNFNENMYFVDIDEEEFAIKPMNCPGCSLIYKHHLHSYRELPLRFAELGSVHRHELHGVLHGLFRVRAFTQDDAHIYAPLEYLEAEVLDIIDFTFNVYKKFGFQEFKTYIATRPEKSQGKDEDWEFATNALKQALEKRNIPFSIKEGEGAFYGPKIEFNIKDSIGRMWQCGTVQIDFSMPDRFELDYTDSDGAKKRPVMIHRAIYGSLERFIGILIEHFEGKFPLWISPNQIRVLTVTENVQDYGSEILKNLIESGFRAEGDFRNEKIGAKIRDSILKKANYLLVLGQKEKDSGTVAVRKRGSEETISMSYSEFKALLEKEVAEGL, encoded by the coding sequence ACCATCGATTCCACAACCACCCCGAACACCACGCCTAAGTTAGAAGTTTTGACCTTCCAAGACAAAGAGGGTTGGGAAACCTTCCAACATTCCGCAGCTCACTTACTCGGAATGGCGGTCCAGAATTTATATAAAGATGCAAAACTAACCGTTGGTCCTGTGATCGAAAATGGCCCCGGCTTCTTCTATTATGATATAGATTTCACAGAGACTGTGATCACTCCGGAAGATTTTCCTAAGATAGAAGCGGAAATGAAGAAGATCGTAGATGCGGATCACGAAGTTTTTCGCAAGGTCTGGGACAAAAAAGAAGCGATCTCCGTTTTTGAAAAAATGGGAGAGAACTACAAGATAGAGATCGTTGGCCAAATTCCAGACGAAAAAGTTTCTATCTACGGGATGGGAGAATGGTTCGATCTTTGTAGAGGACCTCATATCCCTCGTTCCGGATTTTTGAAAGCGTTCAAATTGACCGCACTTTCTGGAGCTTACTGGAAAGCGGACAAAAACAATCGTATGCTCACTCGAATTTACGGGATCGCATTTCCTAGTAAGAAGGAATTGGATGAGTATATCTTCCAAATGGAAGAAGCTAAGAAAAGAGATCATAGAAAGATCGGAAAAGAAATGGATCTATTCTCTTTCCAACCGGAAGCACCTGGTTTTCCTTTCTGGCATCCTAAGGGAACTACTCTTTGGAATGCGTTAGCAGATTATATTCGTAAAGAATGTGCTAAACGTGGATACCAAGAAATTAAAACTCCTGCCGTACTTTCTTCTGAGTTGTGGAGAAGAAGCGGTCACTGGGACAACTTCAACGAAAACATGTATTTTGTTGATATCGACGAAGAAGAATTCGCGATCAAACCGATGAACTGTCCGGGTTGTAGTTTGATTTACAAACACCATCTTCATTCTTACAGAGAACTTCCTCTTCGATTCGCAGAATTAGGAAGTGTACATCGTCATGAGTTGCATGGAGTTCTTCATGGACTTTTCAGAGTAAGAGCATTCACTCAGGATGACGCTCATATCTATGCACCTTTGGAATATCTGGAAGCAGAAGTATTGGATATCATAGACTTCACTTTTAATGTGTATAAGAAGTTCGGATTCCAAGAATTTAAAACTTATATCGCTACTCGTCCAGAAAAGTCCCAAGGTAAGGACGAGGATTGGGAATTTGCAACCAACGCTCTCAAGCAAGCCTTGGAAAAAAGAAATATTCCATTCTCCATTAAAGAAGGAGAAGGCGCATTCTACGGACCTAAAATAGAATTTAATATCAAGGATTCTATCGGAAGGATGTGGCAATGTGGAACTGTCCAGATAGACTTCTCCATGCCGGATCGTTTCGAATTGGATTATACCGATTCAGACGGAGCGAAAAAAAGACCTGTCATGATCCATAGGGCAATCTATGGATCTTTGGAAAGATTTATAGGGATATTAATAGAACATTTCGAAGGAAAGTTCCCGCTTTGGATTTCTCCTAACCAAATACGCGTTCTGACTGTAACTGAAAATGTGCAGGATTATGGATCCGAGATCCTAAAAAATCTGATTGAATCCGGTTTTAGAGCAGAAGGTGATTTTCGAAATGAGAAGATCGGCGCTAAAATCCGAGACTCCATCTTAAAAAAGGCAAATTACCTTCTGGTTTTGGGCCAAAAGGAGAAGGATTCAGGCACAGTTGCGGTCCGAAAACGAGGCTCGGAAGAAACAATTTCTATGTCTTATTCCGAGTTTAAGGCCCTCCTCGAAAAAGAAGTCGCAGAGGGTTTGTAA
- the infC gene encoding translation initiation factor IF-3, which produces MQKRPQPKPTDKLFTHRINEKITGVSQVRLVSDDGVMIVSFDEALRRAKEENLDLVEVSGDQEIHVCKIIDYGKYKFELLKKSKEAKKKQHVINVKEVKIRPRIEQHDYEIKKRHAVEFLQKGDKVKVSLRFRGREMMHSELGMNVVNRMVEDLKSVGTPEREPVLDGRQIVVVITPLAAKQ; this is translated from the coding sequence ATGCAGAAGAGGCCTCAACCGAAACCCACCGATAAACTATTTACTCATAGAATTAATGAGAAAATTACAGGGGTATCCCAGGTAAGATTGGTGTCGGATGACGGAGTAATGATCGTTTCTTTTGACGAGGCTTTACGGCGCGCTAAAGAAGAAAACTTGGACCTGGTAGAAGTATCCGGCGACCAAGAAATTCATGTCTGCAAGATCATCGATTACGGTAAATATAAGTTCGAACTACTTAAAAAGAGTAAGGAAGCTAAGAAGAAACAACACGTAATCAACGTAAAAGAAGTAAAGATCCGTCCAAGGATCGAACAACATGATTACGAAATTAAAAAGCGCCACGCAGTGGAGTTTCTTCAAAAAGGGGACAAAGTTAAAGTCAGCCTTCGCTTTCGCGGTCGTGAAATGATGCACTCCGAACTCGGAATGAACGTAGTCAATCGAATGGTAGAAGATTTGAAATCGGTCGGTACTCCGGAAAGAGAACCAGTGTTAGACGGCCGCCAAATCGTTGTAGTTATCACACCTCTTGCTGCAAAGCAATAG
- the rplT gene encoding 50S ribosomal protein L20: MPRATNGTIHKNRRKKILKTAKGFRGARSKLYRTAKSAVMKAGQWAYRDRRAKKRDFRKLWIIRINAAAREAGLSYSQFMYGLKKANISLDRKALAELAFSDKETFNALVEKIKVAA; this comes from the coding sequence ATGCCACGCGCAACAAACGGAACCATACACAAGAATCGTCGTAAAAAAATCCTAAAAACCGCAAAAGGTTTTAGAGGAGCGAGATCCAAGCTTTACAGAACAGCGAAATCCGCGGTAATGAAAGCTGGCCAATGGGCTTACAGAGACAGAAGAGCAAAAAAACGTGATTTCCGCAAACTGTGGATCATCCGTATCAATGCTGCAGCTCGCGAAGCTGGACTTTCTTATTCTCAATTCATGTACGGATTGAAAAAAGCCAATATTTCTTTGGATAGAAAAGCCCTGGCAGAACTCGCATTTAGCGACAAAGAAACTTTCAACGCCTTAGTTGAAAAAATCAAGGTAGCGGCGTAA
- a CDS encoding cell division protein ZapA, whose product MSERVKARILGDDYTIVGDTDPEYIHRLAELVDRKIRELQLGMPNAPKLKLAVLAALNFADELEQSKNQTGESGPSSPEAEEKTKKLITLLEEGLIGDL is encoded by the coding sequence ATGAGTGAAAGAGTCAAAGCTCGTATACTGGGCGACGACTATACCATAGTAGGCGATACCGATCCGGAGTATATCCATAGGCTCGCCGAATTGGTGGACCGAAAAATACGTGAGTTACAATTGGGAATGCCTAACGCACCAAAATTGAAACTTGCGGTGCTTGCTGCTTTAAACTTCGCAGACGAGTTGGAGCAATCCAAAAACCAAACCGGAGAATCCGGACCTTCTTCTCCCGAGGCGGAAGAAAAGACCAAAAAGTTGATCACTCTCTTGGAAGAAGGTTTGATAGGAGATCTTTGA